A window from Elusimicrobiota bacterium encodes these proteins:
- the bioF_2 gene encoding 8-amino-7-oxononanoate synthase: MEPTTEKNEQPQRTESTGADRRLNCRLLHNTAIKVVPIDSTRVQARETNNGEIIDIGLGGIKFQTNIRLENGHKVHVNLDLEKFGVVEHLGGTVVWGESIIPFFNGFGQDKQPSTQLAHQYGVKFDQTNLHQMQTLVSFLDSNLSSRHSRKLGINRRRYDYYQSFISQAKEKKAYYEPRTPESAPCPVVKIDGREIIQLCSNNSLGMSVDPRVVKAARESLEIFGTGCGGSRLVSGNLSIQKKLEQKLASFMGYEEAIVLMTGYMGNLGVIEALTNTYDLNRLPGKENIVGIFTDHENHKSIIHGCQLAAVKNSAVIRTYDHLNMSHLEEQLRTTHTSRKIIITEGVFSMRGDLAPLPEVVSLAKKYKALVYLDDAHAIGHLGKRGRGSIEHWGIKSVDIVLGTFSKAFGAAGGFLVAKADLCEFLRLQTNTYIFSSALPPATVGGVLESLNLIENEPSIREIFWENARYFRQAVAKKGFDTLGSQTHITPIFIGPDEKAIRIADRLFDKGIFIPAIRWPAVAPGQSILRCMVMAQHTKAQLDFVAEELAKLGRQEGII, from the coding sequence ATGGAACCGACGACTGAAAAGAATGAACAACCACAAAGGACGGAGTCTACAGGCGCAGATCGTAGGCTTAACTGTCGTTTGCTCCACAATACGGCAATCAAGGTGGTGCCAATTGACAGCACGAGGGTTCAGGCTCGCGAAACCAACAATGGTGAAATCATTGACATTGGACTCGGTGGAATCAAGTTTCAAACCAACATTAGGTTGGAGAATGGGCATAAAGTTCACGTCAATCTGGATCTTGAAAAATTTGGAGTTGTTGAACACCTAGGGGGAACTGTTGTTTGGGGAGAATCAATCATCCCATTCTTCAATGGTTTTGGGCAGGATAAGCAGCCTTCCACTCAGCTCGCTCACCAATATGGCGTCAAATTTGATCAAACCAATCTCCATCAGATGCAAACGCTTGTCAGTTTCCTCGATTCAAATCTCTCGTCGCGCCATTCTCGGAAATTGGGAATAAATAGACGACGCTACGACTACTACCAAAGCTTTATTTCTCAAGCAAAGGAGAAAAAGGCTTATTACGAACCGCGCACCCCCGAAAGCGCTCCTTGCCCAGTCGTGAAAATCGACGGCAGGGAAATAATTCAACTCTGTTCAAATAACAGTCTGGGAATGAGTGTGGACCCGCGCGTGGTTAAGGCCGCAAGAGAATCTTTGGAAATTTTCGGAACTGGATGCGGAGGGTCTCGGCTCGTTTCTGGAAATCTATCTATTCAAAAAAAATTGGAACAGAAATTGGCTTCTTTTATGGGATATGAAGAAGCGATTGTATTGATGACAGGCTATATGGGGAATTTGGGTGTTATAGAAGCGCTGACCAATACCTATGACCTCAATCGGTTGCCTGGAAAGGAAAACATTGTCGGTATTTTCACTGACCACGAAAACCATAAAAGCATCATTCATGGTTGTCAGCTGGCCGCGGTTAAAAATTCGGCCGTCATTCGAACTTATGACCATCTTAATATGTCGCATCTGGAAGAACAGCTGCGCACAACGCATACCAGCAGAAAAATTATTATTACGGAAGGCGTATTCAGCATGCGTGGCGATTTGGCGCCACTTCCTGAGGTCGTTTCATTAGCGAAAAAATATAAAGCTTTGGTCTATTTGGATGATGCTCACGCGATCGGCCATTTGGGGAAAAGAGGGCGCGGATCCATTGAGCATTGGGGCATCAAGAGTGTCGATATTGTTTTGGGAACGTTCAGTAAGGCTTTTGGCGCCGCTGGGGGGTTCTTGGTTGCAAAGGCCGATTTATGTGAATTCTTAAGGCTCCAAACCAATACGTATATTTTCAGTTCAGCACTTCCACCAGCGACTGTTGGCGGTGTTTTGGAATCCCTAAATCTCATTGAGAACGAGCCAAGCATTCGGGAAATTTTTTGGGAGAACGCGAGATATTTCCGACAGGCAGTTGCGAAGAAAGGGTTCGATACGTTGGGATCACAAACCCATATTACGCCTATTTTCATTGGTCCGGATGAAAAAGCCATTCGGATCGCTGACCGGCTCTTTGACAAAGGCATTTTTATTCCCGCGATAAGGTGGCCAGCGGTTGCGCCAGGCCAATCGATTCTTCGATGTATGGTAATGGCGCAACACACCAAAGCACAATTGGATTTTGTCGCTGAAGAGTTAGCGAAATTGGGACGACAAGAAGGAATTATTTAA
- a CDS encoding putative outer membrane protein, with protein sequence MMIRARKILSLFAALLMLSQSHVFAVGSRGLGNQAIGAYSLGQANAVAARAEDISTNFFNPAGLSHLSGIHLSGGFDLLAPEYSHTSTSGAKEDAKDNSFFVPNLFLGGEVKNTKFSWGLGMTSPFGLATEWSKTGFSKYVATKSELKTLHVNPNVSYRFNEKISAAIGADYMRSDADLQRQVNVFAVNTTLPPFTIDPTTPDGSFQQEGDGDGWGYNLGLMFNPFPNHRLGLAYRSRISMTVDGTAKLSNMSGSMATVFGGSTYSTAGESVLKYPDSTTLGYSINFSEKLTVETDIEWTGWSTFKEQRVTYTQETDPTRLAILNSGNPQSRKWKDVLSLAIGTQYKLNEQWALRGGYLYMDSPVPNETYEPSVPDSDLHGLSIGTGYTVGRVSLDLAYLANFFKSRNVSNNVGAPLSDVDGKYESFSHSLALNATYRF encoded by the coding sequence ATGATGATCAGAGCACGAAAAATATTGAGTCTTTTTGCGGCATTACTCATGCTATCGCAATCGCATGTTTTCGCTGTTGGATCTAGAGGACTGGGAAATCAGGCGATTGGCGCATACTCATTGGGCCAAGCGAATGCGGTGGCCGCACGCGCGGAGGACATATCAACAAACTTTTTCAACCCCGCAGGATTGAGCCATTTGAGTGGAATCCATCTGAGCGGGGGATTCGATCTGTTAGCTCCAGAATATTCGCATACCAGTACCAGCGGCGCCAAAGAGGACGCGAAGGACAATTCCTTTTTTGTCCCCAACTTATTTCTGGGAGGAGAAGTCAAAAACACAAAATTTTCATGGGGATTGGGGATGACTTCTCCTTTTGGACTCGCAACAGAGTGGAGCAAGACCGGATTCTCCAAGTATGTGGCAACCAAATCTGAATTAAAGACTTTGCACGTCAACCCAAACGTTTCGTATCGATTCAATGAGAAAATATCGGCGGCCATTGGCGCCGACTATATGCGATCTGATGCGGATCTCCAGCGGCAAGTCAACGTTTTTGCGGTGAATACGACGTTGCCTCCATTCACAATCGATCCAACAACTCCCGATGGTAGCTTTCAGCAAGAGGGAGATGGCGATGGCTGGGGATATAATCTCGGTCTCATGTTTAACCCCTTTCCAAACCATCGATTGGGACTGGCTTACCGAAGTCGAATTAGCATGACTGTTGACGGAACTGCAAAACTTTCCAATATGAGTGGAAGTATGGCGACCGTATTTGGAGGCAGTACTTATTCAACTGCCGGTGAATCGGTGCTGAAATATCCCGATTCAACAACGTTGGGGTACTCAATTAATTTCAGCGAGAAATTGACTGTTGAAACTGATATCGAATGGACAGGATGGTCGACCTTTAAAGAGCAACGTGTTACCTACACACAAGAAACGGATCCCACCCGGCTCGCAATTTTAAACTCTGGAAACCCGCAGTCTAGGAAGTGGAAGGACGTGTTAAGTTTGGCGATTGGCACCCAATATAAACTGAATGAGCAATGGGCCTTGCGTGGCGGATACTTATATATGGACTCGCCGGTTCCGAATGAGACGTACGAACCTTCGGTTCCGGATTCTGATTTGCATGGACTGTCGATTGGTACGGGCTATACGGTTGGCCGTGTCTCCTTGGATCTGGCGTATTTGGCTAATTTCTTCAAATCGAGGAACGTTTCAAATAATGTTGGAGCGCCCTTATCGGATGTGGACGGAAAGTATGAGTCTTTTTCCCATTCGCTGGCCTTGAATGCCACTTACAGATTTTGA
- the sasA_15 gene encoding Adaptive-response sensory-kinase SasA — translation MNITGVSVLIFLVTLLNLGFGLFTLKKGPQKKTSTVFFYICLCLSVWTASHAIALTVTSNELALFWTRMIMVGAIFLPWTFSWFANVFEDDSYVLKWPIFILHISVVAFLLVNVFSPDMIREAFITRGGIVWKGGWVFNLYFTYYALFMGYGIFVFVKKRAQAKGLFRAQLSYVLFGAISSISLGLLVSIFLPIIGVTQLNKYGPVGTLLMIGSFSYAIVRYRLMDLRVFIRETARYFLSAGSLAFLMSFVVVVAAGDLRLGFLVFLLSLLLPIGQRRLNNWIVAELSRRGLINSKQAQRVKTISDRIQGVGPNIAHLGATITELMLDLMPTTESSSFFVVNTEKNLFEMVAGAGNIKTRFEAIQTSDPLIEYLDKNQRVLVKSEGARSFPGGNFEEIRKTFEAYKGEVCAPLVVLEKVVGLIFLGEKSDHRAYFLNEVEEIENVAKEASIALKHGLTMANYSSEIKKWAHDLNQTLKPLSQGFEVLVNNDPSIADDPVRSAVYDKMKRPLKKLKEFLHFLAQGARIMGDTLRNQYQLEPINIEEIVRRSIKDFKVNLDNRGINVAIDIKFPSDVTLPGHRGDLGTVFDGLISNSLRYVETGGHISIGGQSLSGMFRIIYENDGPGISPENLERIFLEGVQLDSKESGMMGFGLANSRRIMDLHRGKIWAESVGKDKGVRFVLELPVKATN, via the coding sequence ATGAATATTACGGGGGTCAGTGTATTGATTTTTCTCGTTACCCTCCTGAATTTGGGCTTTGGACTGTTCACGCTCAAGAAGGGCCCCCAAAAAAAGACAAGCACCGTCTTTTTTTACATTTGTCTTTGCTTGTCTGTATGGACGGCATCACACGCAATCGCGCTCACGGTGACGAGCAATGAACTGGCTCTATTTTGGACACGCATGATTATGGTTGGAGCCATTTTTCTTCCGTGGACGTTCAGTTGGTTTGCAAACGTCTTTGAAGACGACTCCTACGTCCTCAAGTGGCCGATTTTTATTCTCCATATCTCGGTTGTGGCGTTCCTATTGGTGAACGTGTTTTCGCCAGACATGATCAGAGAGGCTTTTATCACCAGGGGCGGAATTGTTTGGAAAGGCGGGTGGGTATTTAATCTCTATTTCACTTACTACGCGCTGTTCATGGGGTATGGGATTTTTGTTTTCGTCAAAAAACGAGCCCAAGCCAAAGGATTATTTCGGGCTCAGCTCTCGTATGTTTTGTTTGGGGCTATTTCCAGCATTTCCCTGGGATTGTTGGTAAGCATTTTTCTGCCAATAATTGGTGTGACGCAACTCAATAAATATGGACCGGTTGGGACATTGTTAATGATTGGGTCTTTCTCCTATGCGATTGTCCGATACCGGTTAATGGATCTTCGCGTGTTCATAAGGGAAACCGCGCGATATTTTTTGTCGGCCGGTTCGCTGGCATTTCTTATGTCGTTTGTCGTCGTGGTTGCCGCTGGAGATCTGCGCCTTGGTTTCCTTGTCTTCCTGCTTTCACTGTTATTGCCGATAGGGCAGAGGCGATTAAATAACTGGATTGTGGCCGAGCTAAGTAGGCGAGGTTTGATTAATTCGAAACAGGCGCAAAGGGTAAAAACAATTTCTGACCGGATTCAGGGTGTTGGCCCGAATATCGCCCATTTGGGAGCAACCATCACCGAATTAATGCTTGATCTGATGCCAACGACCGAGAGTTCTTCGTTTTTTGTTGTGAACACCGAAAAAAACCTCTTTGAAATGGTGGCCGGGGCAGGAAACATAAAAACACGTTTTGAAGCGATTCAAACTTCCGATCCGCTCATCGAATACCTGGACAAAAATCAGCGAGTGCTCGTTAAAAGTGAAGGCGCGAGATCATTTCCTGGCGGAAATTTCGAGGAAATAAGAAAAACATTTGAAGCCTACAAAGGAGAGGTTTGCGCGCCTTTAGTCGTTCTTGAAAAGGTTGTGGGTCTTATCTTTCTCGGAGAGAAATCAGATCATAGGGCCTATTTTCTTAATGAAGTTGAGGAAATTGAGAATGTCGCAAAAGAAGCGTCCATCGCTTTAAAGCATGGCTTAACAATGGCGAATTATTCTTCAGAGATAAAAAAGTGGGCTCATGATTTAAATCAAACCCTGAAACCATTATCACAAGGTTTCGAAGTTCTTGTGAATAACGACCCCAGCATTGCTGATGATCCTGTGAGGTCTGCAGTTTATGACAAAATGAAAAGGCCCTTAAAAAAGTTGAAGGAATTTCTTCACTTTTTGGCTCAAGGCGCCCGAATTATGGGTGACACACTGCGAAATCAATACCAATTGGAACCGATAAACATCGAGGAAATTGTTAGAAGATCCATCAAGGATTTTAAGGTTAACCTGGATAACCGGGGTATCAACGTGGCCATTGATATAAAATTTCCGAGCGACGTCACACTTCCCGGGCATCGGGGGGATCTGGGAACTGTTTTCGATGGGTTGATCAGCAATTCATTGCGTTACGTCGAAACGGGCGGACATATTTCAATTGGTGGGCAGAGTTTAAGCGGCATGTTTCGAATTATCTATGAAAACGATGGGCCTGGAATCAGTCCTGAAAATTTGGAGCGTATTTTTTTGGAGGGTGTCCAACTTGACAGTAAGGAATCCGGAATGATGGGATTTGGATTGGCAAACTCCAGGAGAATTATGGATTTGCATCGCGGTAAAATTTGGGCTGAAAGTGTTGGCAAAGATAAGGGGGTACGCTTTGTACTCGAATTGCCTGTCAAAGCCACAAATTAG
- the yhaZ gene encoding putative protein YhaZ — protein sequence MPAPLKNQLNEAFVDRLAGLVSKASPRFSPTDFKKSLLGEKWRRLELKERVRALSTALHNHLNGSYKQKISVLKKVAPHISGLGAMVFPDFVEVYGRHDFPLSVQAIKFFTPFFSSEFAVRPFIQRDQKKMMRILLQWSKDKDPHVRRLASEGCRPRLPWGLRLNGLIEDPSPILPILKNLKADPSLYVRKSVANNLNDLSKDHPNLVISLARDWKGKNIHTDWVLKQGLRTLLKKGHSVVFALFDMEAAEDVAVRGLRLKQSSYDIGARLEFSFSLLKEGKETKKLRVDYLIHYLKKNGTAHKKVFKLTERLFAPGRHPLSRRHSLKQMTTRTHYPGQHQLEIAVNGVVKASAFFHLNP from the coding sequence ATGCCTGCTCCCTTAAAAAACCAACTCAACGAAGCCTTTGTGGATCGACTGGCCGGTTTGGTGTCGAAGGCGTCACCCCGGTTTTCGCCCACCGATTTCAAAAAAAGTTTATTGGGAGAGAAATGGCGCCGGTTGGAATTGAAGGAACGGGTGCGTGCCCTCTCGACTGCGCTGCACAATCACTTGAATGGATCCTATAAACAGAAAATTTCCGTTTTGAAAAAAGTGGCCCCGCACATTTCCGGTCTGGGTGCCATGGTGTTTCCGGATTTTGTGGAAGTGTACGGCCGACATGATTTCCCTTTGTCCGTTCAAGCTATCAAGTTTTTTACTCCTTTCTTTAGTTCTGAATTCGCCGTCCGGCCTTTTATTCAGCGAGATCAGAAGAAAATGATGCGAATCCTCCTCCAATGGTCGAAGGATAAAGACCCGCATGTGCGGAGGTTAGCGTCGGAAGGGTGCCGCCCCAGACTTCCCTGGGGGCTCAGGCTCAACGGTCTCATCGAGGATCCGTCTCCCATCCTGCCAATCCTTAAAAATTTAAAAGCGGACCCTTCACTCTACGTCCGGAAAAGCGTGGCCAACAATTTGAATGACCTATCGAAAGACCATCCAAATCTGGTTATCTCCTTGGCTCGAGACTGGAAGGGAAAAAACATCCACACGGACTGGGTGCTCAAACAGGGGCTTCGAACGCTTTTAAAAAAAGGGCATTCCGTGGTTTTCGCCTTGTTTGATATGGAAGCGGCGGAAGACGTGGCAGTTCGGGGCTTACGGCTGAAACAATCCTCGTACGACATCGGGGCAAGGCTGGAGTTTTCCTTTTCGCTTCTTAAGGAAGGAAAAGAAACCAAAAAACTCCGAGTGGATTACCTTATTCACTACCTCAAAAAAAACGGAACCGCGCATAAAAAAGTTTTCAAATTAACCGAACGGTTGTTCGCTCCGGGACGACACCCGCTCTCTCGCCGACATTCGCTCAAACAAATGACCACGCGCACCCATTACCCCGGCCAACATCAATTGGAGATCGCTGTGAACGGAGTGGTGAAAGCGAGCGCTTTCTTTCATTTAAATCCGTAA